A window of Tolypothrix sp. NIES-4075 contains these coding sequences:
- a CDS encoding iron uptake porin — translation MKKKIGNFLFTFPMFLMLFFLAASAKTLAEDGTQTEAKTSSPTLSPLDETAFEAGGTANSTFPDVKLAPLRQIIAQNTPETPTAEPVTSVSELSDIQPTDWAFQALQSLVERYGCIAGYPDSKYRGNRALTRYEFAAGLNACLDQVTKLIASSTANLATKEDLTTLQRLSEEFRPELAQLRGRLDNLEARTAQVEANQFSTTTKLVGEVETVIGGVLAGNNVVTKTAAPRIITFQDRVRLILNTSFTGTDQLRTTLQAGNIASLGGTRSGIFGTTDGRTSDNASPAFSRNEVYISGLRYQFKPTKSTQVNIFPQSDGAFEIGLSGPINPYFEGSAANAISRYARRNMVYDYGDTGPGIAILQQFGKQWQLGLAYTAINGNNPAPDNGLFSGRYVALGQLSYYSPKNNFRLALTYANTYSPPNTTGLTGTNFGPVIGSNLANSTVAGTGTVGNLYGVQAFYKVSPKFAVNGWVGYSAHRYLGRGDAEVWDWGLGLAFPDLFKKASLGGVFIGMEPKLTALSRNVDLGAGAGQVDKDTSLHVEAFYQYQLSDNIAITPGFIWITAPDSNADNPGSVVGWLRTTFRF, via the coding sequence ATGAAAAAAAAAATTGGCAATTTTCTGTTTACTTTCCCAATGTTTTTAATGCTGTTTTTCTTAGCAGCTAGCGCGAAAACTCTTGCTGAAGACGGAACACAGACAGAGGCAAAAACTTCATCACCTACATTATCGCCTTTAGATGAAACTGCGTTTGAGGCAGGAGGTACAGCAAATTCTACTTTCCCGGATGTAAAATTAGCGCCCCTACGTCAGATAATTGCTCAAAACACACCGGAAACACCAACCGCTGAACCAGTAACATCGGTATCGGAACTCTCAGATATACAACCTACAGACTGGGCATTTCAAGCGCTTCAATCTTTAGTTGAGCGGTATGGATGTATAGCAGGCTATCCTGACAGCAAATATCGCGGAAATCGTGCCTTAACGCGGTACGAATTTGCAGCAGGATTAAATGCTTGCTTAGACCAAGTAACGAAATTGATTGCATCATCAACAGCAAATCTTGCCACAAAAGAAGACTTAACAACTTTACAACGGTTATCAGAAGAATTTCGCCCAGAGCTTGCTCAATTACGGGGAAGATTAGATAACTTAGAAGCACGGACGGCACAAGTCGAAGCAAATCAGTTTTCAACTACAACTAAATTGGTGGGTGAAGTTGAGACTGTTATTGGCGGAGTTTTAGCCGGCAATAACGTCGTCACCAAAACAGCTGCACCTCGGATCATCACATTTCAAGACCGGGTTCGCCTAATTTTGAACACCAGTTTTACCGGCACAGATCAACTACGGACGACACTGCAAGCTGGAAATATTGCTTCTTTAGGAGGAACAAGAAGTGGAATATTCGGAACTACTGACGGGAGAACTTCTGATAATGCCAGTCCTGCTTTTTCAAGAAATGAGGTTTATATCTCTGGACTTCGCTATCAGTTTAAACCTACTAAAAGTACCCAAGTCAACATTTTTCCCCAGTCTGATGGAGCTTTTGAGATCGGCTTGAGTGGTCCGATCAACCCATACTTTGAGGGGTCTGCTGCTAATGCGATTTCACGATATGCACGCCGAAATATGGTCTATGATTATGGAGATACGGGTCCGGGAATCGCGATACTCCAGCAATTCGGTAAACAGTGGCAATTAGGGTTAGCCTACACCGCTATTAATGGTAACAATCCTGCACCTGATAATGGCTTATTTTCTGGCAGGTATGTAGCTCTGGGACAGTTATCATACTACAGTCCTAAGAATAATTTTCGGTTGGCTTTAACTTACGCCAATACCTACAGCCCACCGAATACAACAGGTCTAACCGGAACAAACTTCGGTCCAGTAATCGGGAGTAACCTAGCAAACAGCACCGTAGCTGGAACGGGAACTGTGGGTAATCTTTACGGCGTACAGGCGTTCTATAAAGTTAGTCCCAAGTTTGCAGTCAATGGGTGGGTTGGTTATTCCGCACACCGCTATCTGGGGCGCGGAGATGCTGAAGTCTGGGACTGGGGGTTAGGACTAGCATTTCCCGATTTGTTTAAAAAAGCCAGTCTGGGAGGTGTTTTTATTGGTATGGAACCAAAACTGACTGCCTTGAGTCGAAATGTCGATTTGGGAGCAGGTGCTGGTCAAGTAGACAAGGATACCTCCCTGCACGTTGAGGCATTCTACCAATATCAACTTAGCGACAATATTGCGATTACGCCCGGTTTCATCTGGATTACCGCACCAGACTCTAATGCCGACAATCCTGGTAGTGTAGTTGGTTGGCTGCGTACCACCTTCAGGTTTTAA
- a CDS encoding NADPH-dependent oxidoreductase — protein MTNFTELLNQRYGINSLNTDIPLNDCIGSLLSHRSIRAYKSDALPPGTLETLVAAAQSASTSSNLQTWSVVAVEDANRKEKLSQLASNQAHIRQCPLFLVWLADLARLTHVAESRSLPHEGLDYLEMFLMAAIDAALAAQNAVVAAESLGLGTVYIGAMRNHPEGVAEVLDLPPHVFAVFGLCVGYADSAVETAIKPRLPQAAVLHRETYKLTEQDEDISFYNQVMKDFYNSQQMNVAGDWAEHSAKRIAFAESLSGRDRLRSALQNLGFQLR, from the coding sequence ATGACCAATTTTACCGAGTTGCTTAATCAGCGTTATGGCATTAACAGCCTTAATACAGATATCCCCTTGAATGACTGTATCGGTTCTCTTTTATCTCACCGTTCGATTCGTGCTTACAAAAGTGACGCTTTACCACCAGGAACTCTAGAAACCTTGGTAGCAGCAGCGCAGTCAGCGTCTACTTCCTCGAATCTCCAGACGTGGAGTGTAGTTGCAGTTGAAGATGCAAACCGCAAGGAAAAGTTATCACAATTAGCTAGTAATCAAGCGCATATTCGTCAATGTCCGCTATTTCTCGTGTGGTTAGCAGATTTAGCGAGACTGACTCACGTTGCAGAAAGTCGCTCCTTACCTCATGAAGGATTAGATTATCTGGAAATGTTCTTAATGGCAGCGATAGATGCAGCGTTAGCAGCGCAAAATGCTGTGGTCGCAGCGGAATCTCTTGGTTTGGGAACTGTATATATTGGTGCGATGCGTAACCATCCCGAAGGTGTTGCGGAGGTTTTAGACTTACCACCTCATGTGTTTGCAGTTTTTGGGTTGTGTGTGGGTTATGCAGATTCCGCAGTAGAGACAGCAATTAAACCACGCTTACCCCAAGCAGCAGTGTTGCATCGGGAAACTTATAAATTAACAGAACAAGATGAGGATATCTCTTTCTATAACCAAGTGATGAAAGACTTCTACAATTCTCAGCAAATGAATGTTGCCGGTGATTGGGCAGAACATTCTGCTAAAAGAATAGCGTTTGCTGAGTCTTTATCAGGACGCGATCGCTTGCGGTCAGCTTTGCAGAATTTGGGGTTTCAATTACGTTGA
- a CDS encoding NADP(H)-dependent aldo-keto reductase, giving the protein MKYNQLGESDLKVSQICLGTMTYGQQNSIEEAHQQLDYAVAQGINFIDTAEMYPVPPRGETQGKTEAYIGEWLKKQQRERLIIATKIAGPGRPFKWLRGGNIKVDRDNIKQAVDDSLKRLQTDYIDLYQIHWPERYVPTFGQTEYKPDLEREAISIAEQLEAFADVIKAGKIRYLGLSNETPWGVSEFVRIAKQQGLPKVISIQNAYNLLNRVFDSALAEVSRYTNVGLLAYSPLGFGLLSGKYTDDKKPENTRITLFQGFGQRYLKPNVNQAVAAYVEIAKKYNLKPTQLALAFVQSRWFVSSTIIGATSLQQLQENIDSVNLILNQEILAELDAVHTRFPNPAP; this is encoded by the coding sequence ATGAAATACAATCAACTTGGCGAAAGTGACCTCAAGGTTTCCCAAATCTGTCTGGGAACCATGACTTATGGACAGCAGAATAGCATTGAGGAGGCACATCAACAGTTAGATTATGCTGTTGCTCAAGGAATCAATTTTATTGATACTGCGGAGATGTATCCAGTACCCCCGCGTGGTGAAACCCAAGGAAAAACGGAAGCTTACATTGGGGAATGGTTAAAAAAACAACAGCGCGAACGCCTGATTATTGCCACAAAAATTGCCGGTCCCGGTCGTCCTTTCAAATGGCTGCGGGGAGGAAACATCAAAGTTGACCGCGATAACATTAAACAAGCGGTAGATGATAGCCTGAAGCGATTGCAAACAGATTATATCGACTTATATCAAATTCACTGGCCCGAACGCTATGTTCCCACTTTTGGACAGACAGAGTATAAACCGGATTTGGAACGTGAAGCTATCAGTATTGCCGAACAATTAGAAGCATTTGCAGATGTTATCAAAGCTGGTAAAATTCGTTATCTGGGTTTGAGTAATGAGACACCTTGGGGAGTTAGCGAGTTTGTTCGTATTGCCAAACAGCAAGGATTACCCAAAGTTATCTCAATTCAAAATGCTTATAACTTGCTGAATCGCGTGTTTGATTCAGCCTTAGCAGAAGTTTCTCGCTACACAAATGTTGGTTTACTAGCTTATAGTCCCCTCGGATTTGGTTTGTTATCTGGAAAGTACACAGACGATAAAAAACCAGAAAATACACGCATAACTTTATTTCAAGGTTTTGGACAACGCTATCTTAAACCAAATGTGAATCAAGCTGTAGCAGCATACGTAGAAATTGCTAAAAAATATAATTTGAAGCCGACACAATTAGCTTTGGCTTTCGTGCAAAGTCGCTGGTTTGTGAGTAGCACAATTATTGGTGCGACATCCTTACAACAACTACAAGAAAATATTGATAGTGTGAATCTAATTCTCAATCAAGAGATTTTAGCAGAGTTAGACGCAGTTCATACACGTTTTCCCAATCCTGCACCTTAA
- a CDS encoding ATP-binding cassette domain-containing protein gives MKHQARGMHLKLQGLRKSFGGKTVLQDVSLDIQPGEFVAIVGRSGCGKSTMLRLVAGLDAPSAGDVLLNNKISHHRINPSIRMMFQDARLLPWERVLANVELGLSHSSSKVYARQSALQVLRAVGLEDRANEWPAVLSGGQRQRVALARALASQPALLLLDEPLGALDALTRIEMQQLLEKLWLEQGFTALLITHDVEEAVVLADRVVLIENGQIGLNLQINLPRPRVRGDAVLATTVEKILRRVMGKSDRLQELEPVHSYLLNSASA, from the coding sequence ATGAAACATCAAGCGCGTGGAATGCATTTAAAACTCCAAGGACTACGAAAGTCCTTTGGGGGGAAAACAGTTTTGCAAGATGTGAGTTTAGATATTCAGCCAGGGGAATTTGTCGCCATTGTCGGTCGGAGTGGATGTGGTAAGAGTACAATGCTGCGCTTGGTTGCTGGACTAGATGCTCCAAGTGCAGGTGATGTGTTGTTGAATAATAAAATTTCGCATCATCGTATTAACCCAAGTATTCGGATGATGTTCCAGGATGCACGGTTGCTACCTTGGGAACGAGTACTAGCAAATGTAGAGTTAGGCTTAAGCCATTCAAGCTCAAAAGTGTATGCAAGACAAAGCGCTCTGCAAGTCTTGCGGGCTGTGGGGCTGGAAGACAGAGCGAATGAATGGCCCGCCGTTCTCTCTGGTGGACAACGGCAACGGGTGGCATTAGCAAGAGCATTGGCAAGTCAACCTGCTTTGTTGCTGCTAGATGAGCCATTGGGAGCATTGGATGCGCTAACGCGAATTGAAATGCAGCAATTACTTGAGAAACTATGGCTTGAGCAAGGATTTACAGCATTGCTGATTACCCATGATGTAGAAGAAGCCGTTGTGCTGGCAGACCGAGTGGTATTAATTGAAAACGGTCAGATAGGCTTAAATTTACAGATTAATCTTCCACGTCCGCGAGTTAGGGGAGATGCGGTATTAGCGACTACAGTAGAGAAGATTTTAAGACGGGTGATGGGTAAGAGCGATCGCTTGCAAGAGTTAGAACCAGTACATTCATATTTATTGAATTCAGCTAGTGCATAA
- a CDS encoding acyl-CoA dehydrogenase family protein, which translates to MVQLLVKESKDWIEIASSVFQELSQTAVERDIKAGIPDLEIQRLRESGLLPLIVPKPYGGVGATWIEALKIVQQLSQADGSIGQLYGNHLNLVALGHVSGTPEQKDRYYRESAQNNLFWANAINTRDTRLKISPEGENFRVNGVKSFGTGIASADLRVFSAVQD; encoded by the coding sequence ATGGTGCAACTACTTGTTAAAGAATCAAAAGATTGGATTGAAATTGCCTCTTCTGTTTTCCAAGAACTTTCCCAAACCGCAGTAGAACGCGATATCAAAGCCGGAATTCCTGATTTAGAAATACAACGACTGCGTGAAAGCGGTTTACTTCCCCTAATAGTACCAAAACCCTACGGTGGTGTTGGTGCCACTTGGATAGAAGCTTTAAAAATTGTTCAACAACTATCTCAGGCTGATGGTTCTATTGGGCAATTGTACGGCAATCATTTAAATTTAGTTGCCTTGGGTCACGTTTCCGGAACCCCAGAACAAAAAGATAGATACTATCGAGAAAGTGCCCAGAATAATCTGTTTTGGGCAAACGCTATCAACACGCGAGATACGCGCTTGAAGATTAGCCCAGAAGGTGAAAATTTTCGCGTCAATGGCGTTAAAAGCTTCGGCACGGGTATAGCTTCCGCCGATTTACGGGTATTCTCCGCCGTGCAAGATTAG
- a CDS encoding sulfonate ABC transporter substrate-binding protein: protein MTSSIFQRLIAALKRFGVFQFANKNKFLSVVSIPIAGAFITGLCLSVLFAACTANNASNTTAISTNNPTQAKASVIRFGYQKAVILLKAKGVLEKRLQPEGKSVQWIEFPAGPQLLEAMNVGSIDFGQTGETPPIFAQAAGASIAYIAGIAANPSGQAILVPQNSPIKTIADLKGKKIAVQKASSAHYLLVQILEKAGLKYTDIQPVFLPPADARAAFLKGSIDGWAIWDPFFAAAEKSINARVLITGEGISKQGGYYLAGRIFATENQETIKAILEEIQKLEDWSDKNREEVAQTLSPILGIDLESMKRATQRRHFGVVPIDETLINIQQQVADKFYDLKLLPKQVNVKQAMLSPEQYAAFSPKR, encoded by the coding sequence ATGACTAGTTCAATTTTTCAGCGATTAATTGCAGCGTTGAAGAGATTCGGAGTATTCCAATTTGCGAATAAAAACAAATTCCTATCGGTTGTATCTATTCCCATCGCTGGGGCTTTTATTACTGGCTTATGTCTCAGCGTCTTATTTGCCGCTTGCACAGCCAACAATGCAAGCAATACTACTGCTATATCTACTAATAACCCAACTCAAGCCAAGGCATCAGTAATTAGATTTGGCTATCAAAAAGCAGTAATACTCCTTAAGGCTAAAGGAGTATTAGAAAAGCGGTTACAACCTGAAGGTAAATCTGTACAATGGATAGAATTTCCCGCAGGACCACAGCTTTTAGAAGCAATGAATGTAGGCAGTATTGACTTTGGACAAACCGGAGAAACACCACCGATTTTTGCCCAAGCAGCAGGAGCCTCTATCGCTTACATTGCCGGAATCGCTGCTAATCCTTCCGGTCAAGCTATTCTTGTTCCTCAGAACTCTCCAATCAAAACAATAGCTGATTTGAAAGGCAAAAAAATTGCTGTTCAAAAAGCTTCTAGCGCTCATTACTTACTAGTACAAATATTAGAAAAAGCCGGATTAAAATACACTGATATTCAACCTGTATTTTTACCACCTGCTGATGCTCGTGCTGCCTTTCTTAAAGGTAGTATTGATGGTTGGGCAATTTGGGACCCCTTTTTTGCGGCTGCGGAAAAATCAATTAATGCTCGTGTTTTAATTACTGGCGAAGGCATTTCTAAACAAGGTGGTTATTATTTAGCAGGTCGAATATTTGCTACAGAAAATCAAGAAACAATTAAGGCGATTTTAGAAGAAATTCAAAAACTAGAGGATTGGTCTGACAAGAATCGAGAAGAAGTAGCACAAACCCTTTCACCTATATTGGGAATTGATTTAGAGTCAATGAAAAGAGCAACTCAAAGAAGGCATTTTGGTGTTGTACCAATTGATGAAACATTAATTAATATTCAGCAACAAGTTGCTGATAAATTTTATGATTTGAAATTGCTACCCAAGCAGGTTAATGTGAAACAAGCCATGCTCTCACCAGAGCAATATGCAGCTTTTTCACCCAAAAGGTAA